One stretch of Thermococcus sp. M36 DNA includes these proteins:
- the argF gene encoding ornithine carbamoyltransferase — protein MVVSLAGRDVLCLQDFTREEIETILKTAEMMKIWNKIGKPHRVLEGKTLAMIFQKPSTRTRISFEVGIYQLGGYGLYLNANDLQLRRGETIADTARVLSRYVDGIMARVFDHQDVVDLAKYADVPVINGLSDFSHPCQALADYQTILEKKGRIAGLKIVYVGDGNNVAHSLMIAGTKLGADVVVATPEGYEPDERVIKWAEQNAAESGGSFELLHDPVKAVKDADVIYTDVWASMGQEAEAEERRKIFQPFQVNKDLVKHAKPDYIFMHCLPAHRGEEVTDDVVDSPNSVVFDEAENRLHAQKAVMALVMGGIKV, from the coding sequence ATGGTGGTAAGCCTAGCTGGAAGGGATGTTCTCTGCCTTCAGGACTTTACTAGGGAGGAGATTGAGACCATTCTCAAGACGGCCGAGATGATGAAGATCTGGAACAAGATAGGAAAGCCGCACCGCGTCCTTGAGGGGAAGACGCTCGCCATGATATTCCAAAAGCCGTCCACGAGGACGAGGATTTCCTTCGAAGTTGGCATCTACCAGCTCGGCGGTTACGGCCTCTACCTCAACGCGAACGACCTTCAGCTCAGGCGCGGCGAGACGATAGCCGACACCGCCCGCGTCCTTAGCAGGTATGTGGACGGAATAATGGCCCGTGTTTTCGACCACCAGGACGTTGTTGATCTCGCCAAGTACGCCGACGTTCCGGTCATCAACGGTCTGAGCGACTTCTCGCACCCGTGCCAGGCCCTCGCCGACTACCAGACCATACTCGAGAAGAAGGGCAGGATTGCTGGCCTCAAGATAGTCTACGTCGGCGACGGAAACAACGTTGCCCACTCCCTCATGATAGCCGGAACCAAGCTCGGTGCCGACGTCGTTGTCGCGACTCCGGAGGGCTACGAGCCGGACGAGAGGGTCATCAAGTGGGCGGAGCAGAACGCGGCCGAGAGCGGTGGCTCATTTGAGCTCCTGCACGACCCGGTCAAGGCCGTCAAGGACGCCGACGTCATCTACACCGATGTCTGGGCTAGCATGGGGCAGGAGGCCGAGGCCGAGGAGAGGAGGAAGATATTCCAGCCGTTCCAGGTCAACAAGGACCTCGTCAAGCACGCAAAGCCAGACTACATCTTCATGCACTGCCTCCCGGCCCACAGGGGCGAGGAAGTTACGGACGACGTTGTGGACAGCCCGAACAGCGTCGTCTTCGACGAGGCCGAGAACAGGCTCCACGCCCAGAAGGCCGTTATGGCTCTGGTTATGGGTGGAATTAAGGTCTGA
- a CDS encoding sodium-dependent transporter encodes MRKISFLMAFLITGYVLGIWNFLVLPKYYITFGLKGFLISLIPMLMVLFLVYSEAESTKRTRYLIYELFFKVSRTPSLIFVLLMFLFIMLGITTYYSSYSLIYVFGVGSRYVLPIAVGTVVLSVLLLMMAKGRTLEVISVLSVLFVLFAIVSAVLIRNQALNTVTAPQAVQYMESAVSSITSLNQPLSLKGVLYMLISVLISFGLGTGVYYVVGSFTPEELDLKKVLAAVFVLQIILSFAAAFTVAYSLGAAYQGFGKAFRNPSIPAEESMRLFMGFQDLKEYTTNGEKSPIDSIEVFYSIPYVLRGNIVSAGRLISLLMLSLYFAGLTTIIILIEMGSQVLSEVMRFDRGRSLGLVALFGVVLSAAMMVGDIRTMFLVVPFSVGTLVAAVEAYPLLSEDLSLNREILVVVIAILALVGLVALYYALRAPAVSVKIGALLGLVLFVPAFMNSMLLRTRR; translated from the coding sequence ATGAGAAAAATAAGCTTCCTGATGGCATTTTTGATAACGGGTTACGTCCTCGGGATATGGAACTTCCTTGTCCTGCCAAAGTACTACATCACCTTTGGGCTCAAAGGCTTTCTGATATCGTTGATCCCCATGCTGATGGTTCTGTTCCTCGTCTACAGTGAGGCGGAGAGCACCAAGCGCACCAGGTACCTGATATACGAGCTGTTTTTCAAGGTGTCAAGGACTCCAAGCCTGATATTCGTTCTCCTGATGTTCCTTTTCATAATGCTGGGGATAACGACGTACTACTCCTCCTACAGCCTCATCTACGTATTTGGGGTGGGTTCCAGGTACGTCCTGCCGATAGCGGTTGGAACGGTGGTTCTGTCGGTGCTCCTCCTCATGATGGCAAAGGGCAGGACGCTTGAGGTCATTTCAGTTCTCTCGGTGCTCTTTGTTCTGTTTGCCATAGTCTCCGCGGTGCTCATCCGGAACCAGGCCCTCAATACCGTTACGGCCCCGCAGGCGGTTCAGTACATGGAGAGTGCTGTCTCGTCAATAACATCCCTCAACCAGCCCCTGTCCCTCAAAGGGGTTCTCTACATGCTCATATCCGTACTCATTTCATTCGGCTTAGGGACGGGCGTCTACTATGTCGTGGGTAGCTTTACCCCGGAGGAGCTGGATCTGAAAAAGGTCCTGGCCGCTGTGTTTGTGCTCCAGATAATCCTGAGCTTTGCTGCGGCGTTTACGGTCGCTTACTCCCTTGGTGCAGCGTACCAGGGGTTTGGAAAGGCGTTCAGGAACCCCAGCATCCCTGCTGAAGAGTCAATGCGTCTCTTTATGGGGTTCCAGGATCTCAAGGAGTACACAACAAACGGCGAAAAGAGCCCCATAGACTCCATTGAGGTCTTTTACTCAATACCCTACGTCCTAAGGGGCAACATCGTCAGCGCAGGGAGGCTGATATCCCTCCTGATGCTGTCCCTGTACTTCGCAGGTCTGACGACTATAATAATCCTGATCGAGATGGGCAGCCAGGTGTTATCGGAGGTCATGAGGTTTGACAGGGGCAGGAGCCTCGGCCTCGTTGCCCTCTTTGGGGTCGTTCTATCTGCGGCCATGATGGTCGGCGACATCAGAACGATGTTCTTGGTCGTTCCTTTCAGTGTTGGGACTCTGGTGGCCGCCGTGGAGGCATACCCGCTGCTTTCGGAGGATCTGTCCTTGAACAGGGAGATACTTGTGGTAGTAATCGCCATTCTGGCCCTCGTTGGCCTGGTGGCCCTGTACTATGCCCTTAGGGCACCGGCGGTCTCCGTAAAAATTGGTGCACTGCTCGGTCTGGTGCTCTTCGTCCCGGCGTTCATGAACAGCATGCTGCTCAGGACCCGACGTTAG
- the speB gene encoding agmatinase, whose protein sequence is MDFLHTYETIKLEFPLVEPEKARFVILGVPFDGTTSFKPGARFGPTLIRHATLNLESYILDYDIDIAELPIADIGDVAVVAGDPRKTTDRVRETLEDLKGINPKAIPILLGGEHSQTLGAVEALKPRSYIVFDAHLDLRDSYEGNPYNHACVARRIHELGMNVAMFGIRSGTKEEVEYAESHGIPWVHARDYDFDAFVELVEPLPEPVYLSIDVDAFDLSLVPSTGTPEAGGLGFWDVIEAVEWLVENKKVAGFDIMEVAGTELGDPTALTAAKLLFYLIGAVWKG, encoded by the coding sequence ATGGATTTCCTCCACACCTACGAGACCATTAAGCTGGAATTTCCTCTCGTGGAGCCCGAAAAGGCCAGGTTCGTCATCCTTGGAGTTCCCTTCGATGGGACGACCAGTTTCAAGCCCGGGGCAAGGTTCGGACCGACCCTGATAAGGCACGCGACGCTGAACCTGGAAAGCTACATCCTTGACTACGATATAGACATCGCGGAGCTCCCGATAGCTGACATAGGCGACGTTGCAGTTGTCGCCGGTGACCCGAGGAAGACCACGGACAGGGTGCGGGAGACCCTTGAGGATCTCAAAGGGATAAACCCAAAGGCCATCCCAATCCTCCTCGGCGGCGAGCACTCCCAGACCCTCGGTGCGGTCGAGGCTCTGAAGCCTAGAAGTTACATCGTCTTCGACGCCCATCTGGACCTGAGGGACAGCTACGAGGGAAACCCATACAACCACGCCTGCGTCGCGAGGAGGATCCACGAACTCGGCATGAATGTAGCCATGTTCGGGATAAGGAGCGGGACGAAGGAGGAAGTGGAGTACGCTGAGAGCCACGGGATTCCATGGGTTCATGCAAGAGACTACGACTTTGACGCCTTTGTGGAGCTGGTGGAGCCCCTCCCGGAGCCGGTTTACCTCTCCATTGACGTGGACGCCTTTGACCTCTCGCTCGTCCCATCAACCGGAACCCCCGAGGCGGGTGGACTGGGCTTCTGGGACGTTATCGAGGCCGTTGAGTGGCTCGTGGAGAACAAGAAGGTAGCCGGCTTCGATATTATGGAGGTGGCCGGGACGGAGCTTGGAGATCCTACTGCGCTGACCGCGGCCAAGCTCCTGTTCTATCTGATCGGGGCCGTATGGAAGGGATAA
- a CDS encoding saccharopine dehydrogenase family protein, whose translation MKVLVLGAGNVGRAVAWDLRDEFDVHVGDVSDERLKAVSGFATPIKVDASDFDELVDTMRGFELVVGALPGRFGYRSVKAAIKAGVDMVDVSFMPENPLELRDEAEKAQVTVIFDAGFAPGLSHMLMGRIWGDIDELREGYIYVGGLPKEPRPPLYYRITWSPKDLIEEYTRPARVIRDGKIIAVDPFEEVKRVTVGDFEFDAFISDGLRSLLESVRAERLEEWTLRWPGHLEKMKVLRELGFFKPEHVEGTLEVITPLMTYESPDFSIMQVLGRGTLNGEPKEIGYLLYDEEREGLTSMARVTGFTAAAVARLVAEHGCIFGVIPPEILGMRIDTFTRITEELGDRGIKIERWENAPPGDS comes from the coding sequence ATGAAGGTTCTCGTTCTAGGAGCTGGAAACGTTGGGAGGGCTGTGGCCTGGGATTTGAGGGACGAGTTCGATGTCCACGTGGGTGATGTCAGCGATGAGAGGCTGAAGGCCGTTTCTGGCTTTGCTACCCCGATAAAGGTTGACGCCTCGGACTTTGATGAACTTGTAGATACCATGAGGGGCTTTGAGCTGGTCGTCGGGGCTTTGCCTGGGAGGTTTGGCTACCGTTCAGTAAAGGCGGCGATAAAGGCTGGAGTGGACATGGTTGACGTCTCCTTCATGCCGGAGAATCCGCTTGAGCTCCGCGATGAGGCTGAAAAGGCCCAGGTGACGGTTATATTCGACGCTGGCTTTGCTCCGGGGCTGAGCCACATGCTCATGGGCAGGATATGGGGAGATATAGACGAGCTGAGGGAGGGCTACATCTATGTTGGGGGCCTCCCGAAGGAGCCGAGGCCGCCCCTTTATTACAGAATTACATGGTCACCTAAAGATTTAATTGAAGAGTACACTAGGCCGGCGCGCGTGATAAGGGATGGCAAAATCATAGCGGTCGACCCCTTCGAGGAGGTAAAGAGGGTAACGGTTGGCGACTTCGAGTTTGATGCATTTATCAGCGACGGTCTGAGGAGCCTCCTGGAAAGTGTGAGGGCAGAGAGACTTGAAGAATGGACGCTCCGCTGGCCGGGGCACCTAGAAAAAATGAAGGTGTTGAGGGAGCTCGGCTTCTTCAAACCCGAGCACGTGGAGGGGACGCTGGAGGTCATAACACCGCTGATGACCTATGAGAGTCCGGACTTCTCCATAATGCAGGTCCTGGGGAGGGGCACCCTCAATGGAGAGCCGAAGGAGATTGGCTACCTGCTCTACGACGAAGAGAGGGAAGGACTCACGTCCATGGCACGGGTCACGGGGTTCACAGCGGCGGCGGTGGCCAGGCTCGTGGCGGAGCACGGGTGCATTTTCGGCGTTATCCCTCCTGAGATACTCGGGATGAGGATAGACACCTTCACGCGCATAACTGAGGAGCTTGGGGACAGAGGAATAAAGATTGAGAGGTGGGAGAATGCTCCACCTGGTGATAGCTGA
- a CDS encoding sodium:proton antiporter, producing MAATGASNVLIPSVDLLAYVIFLVLAIGLLSLLVSRRFNVSYVPLFILLGIFVGPVLGILNRTLAHELFSYIRVFGLVMILFTEGHTLSWKMLKKNSGTILTLDTIGLLLTALIIAFVFSRVFGVPFIVGFLFGSIVAATDPATLIPLFRQYRVREDIETIIVTESIFNDPLGIVLTSVAIALLTPEASSARFLESLAHYVGLYPAALLFFAYQMGVSVLIGVSLGVIGYHLLKHAEIEGFPEVVIFSLTLAFGGFLLGELAQASGYLVATLTGIVLGNHKVFFRDEPEVVRRVMRAIEREVHFNESLATMATIFIFTLLGASLDPELITSHLAPGVAVALALIFLARPLAALPILRWHSIREYLFISLEGPRGVVPAALASLPLTLGLTYGNGQLAQWGEVILSTTIITVLVTVIIETLWVPLLRERLIEASSIEKELRRSRKKRKGAR from the coding sequence ATGGCAGCAACCGGTGCATCAAACGTTCTGATACCAAGCGTTGATCTTCTGGCGTACGTGATATTCCTGGTTCTGGCGATAGGCCTGCTGTCCCTGCTCGTGAGCAGGAGGTTTAACGTTTCATACGTCCCCCTGTTCATCCTCCTCGGGATCTTCGTGGGGCCGGTTCTGGGGATCCTCAACAGGACACTCGCCCACGAACTGTTCAGCTACATACGTGTTTTCGGCCTCGTCATGATACTGTTCACGGAGGGGCACACGCTCAGCTGGAAAATGCTCAAGAAAAACTCGGGGACGATACTTACCCTGGACACAATCGGGCTCCTGCTGACCGCCCTCATCATAGCCTTCGTTTTCTCAAGGGTCTTCGGGGTGCCATTTATTGTCGGGTTCCTCTTTGGCTCGATAGTCGCCGCAACGGATCCCGCGACCCTGATACCCCTGTTCAGACAGTACCGCGTCCGCGAGGACATAGAGACTATCATAGTGACGGAGTCCATATTCAACGACCCCCTGGGCATTGTCCTGACGTCGGTTGCCATCGCACTCCTCACGCCGGAGGCATCGAGTGCAAGGTTCCTTGAGAGCCTGGCCCACTACGTCGGCCTTTACCCCGCGGCCCTGCTGTTCTTTGCATACCAGATGGGCGTCTCAGTCCTTATCGGGGTCAGCCTCGGTGTAATCGGGTACCACCTCCTTAAACACGCGGAGATCGAAGGCTTTCCCGAGGTCGTGATATTCTCCCTCACCCTCGCCTTTGGGGGCTTTCTCCTGGGGGAGCTCGCCCAGGCGTCGGGCTACCTTGTCGCAACGTTAACGGGCATTGTGCTCGGGAACCACAAGGTTTTCTTCAGGGACGAGCCGGAGGTCGTGAGGAGAGTCATGCGCGCAATAGAAAGGGAGGTTCACTTCAACGAGAGCCTTGCGACGATGGCCACCATATTCATATTCACCCTCCTCGGTGCCAGCCTCGACCCCGAGCTGATAACGTCCCACCTCGCTCCTGGAGTTGCAGTTGCCCTAGCTTTGATATTCCTGGCCAGGCCGCTGGCGGCACTCCCCATACTCAGATGGCACTCCATCAGGGAGTACCTGTTCATATCCCTTGAAGGGCCGAGGGGTGTCGTTCCGGCTGCCCTCGCGAGCCTGCCCCTGACTCTGGGACTGACGTACGGCAACGGACAGCTGGCCCAATGGGGCGAGGTTATACTCAGCACCACGATAATCACCGTCCTAGTTACAGTCATCATTGAAACACTCTGGGTGCCCCTCCTCAGGGAAAGGCTGATAGAGGCCTCCAGCATAGAGAAAGAGCTGAGGAGATCCAGGAAAAAACGAAAAGGGGCGCGTTAG
- a CDS encoding 16S rRNA methyltransferase → MLHLVIAEAELELVPKTIRDHPAVVNYAKRRGKRPEEVILDATYHHSALKKLEDGERRGRPDIVHVCLLNALESIANKEGLLRVYVHTRNDEVIYIKPETRIPRNYNRFVGLMESLFKNRVVPENLELLRMEGKDLSGLIEEIGPDEVFVMHENGDLVTPRDFGKILSGLENPLVVVGGFPHGDFRSEIPGKKISLYKAPLMAWTVVNETITSFEHWIL, encoded by the coding sequence ATGCTCCACCTGGTGATAGCTGAGGCCGAGCTTGAGCTGGTTCCGAAGACGATAAGGGATCATCCGGCGGTGGTGAACTACGCGAAGAGGAGGGGTAAGCGGCCGGAAGAGGTTATCCTGGACGCCACGTACCACCATTCAGCCCTGAAAAAGCTCGAAGACGGCGAGAGGCGCGGGAGGCCGGATATAGTCCACGTCTGCCTGCTCAATGCCCTGGAGAGCATAGCCAACAAGGAGGGCCTGCTGAGGGTCTACGTGCACACGAGGAACGACGAGGTGATATACATAAAGCCGGAAACCCGGATTCCAAGGAACTACAACCGCTTCGTCGGGCTTATGGAAAGCCTCTTTAAGAACCGCGTTGTTCCCGAGAACCTTGAACTTCTCCGGATGGAGGGGAAGGATCTCAGTGGGCTCATAGAGGAGATAGGCCCGGATGAGGTCTTCGTCATGCATGAGAACGGGGATCTGGTGACGCCCAGGGATTTCGGAAAAATTCTCTCCGGGCTTGAAAACCCACTGGTGGTTGTGGGGGGCTTTCCCCACGGGGACTTTAGAAGCGAAATTCCCGGCAAGAAAATAAGTCTTTACAAGGCCCCGTTGATGGCATGGACAGTTGTGAACGAAACAATAACCAGCTTTGAACACTGGATTCTCTGA
- a CDS encoding cation:proton antiporter — protein sequence METVTWLLFALGISLILAKIGDSLVERYELPGVLGELLMGMLLGNLVYFGIVAPKYLPIVSGDGFTTDLTVVSNFLAKLGIIFLLFLGALDADLEQLKKTGLTATVSTLLGVFVPLVIGWFALVEMGYPSREAFAGGVLLTATSIGITVRVMMDLGVLKSEVGAASLSASVMDDFLGIALVIFAVGSGSLVELSAKIVAFFIITGVVWWYLVDYYIRFAERLHVEKGILGVVLGMMFLFAALAEGWFAAAIEGAFMMGLVLSRVPEGKRLMDDVRAIGYGLLIPFFFVHTGAMLNLTVFENAKALVLAAVLTAVAVFGKVFGRGVGAWLTAWGRGRDFLFTRENFWMSLQMGIGSVPRTEVALVDLMVAIHGGAISQKHAPEFIAATLIFITVSVLITPPLLKWAFRREIEVATTTKAARKVERIQTTKRKIKELKSQV from the coding sequence ATGGAAACAGTGACGTGGCTGCTGTTCGCCCTTGGCATCTCTCTCATCCTTGCCAAGATAGGGGACAGTCTGGTGGAGCGCTACGAGCTTCCGGGAGTTCTCGGAGAGCTCCTGATGGGCATGCTTCTGGGAAACTTGGTCTACTTTGGTATCGTTGCCCCCAAGTACCTCCCCATAGTTTCGGGAGATGGGTTTACCACGGATCTGACTGTCGTTTCCAACTTCTTGGCCAAACTGGGCATAATATTTCTGCTCTTTCTGGGGGCCCTCGATGCGGACCTTGAGCAGCTGAAGAAAACGGGTCTAACGGCCACTGTGTCCACTCTCCTTGGTGTGTTCGTTCCCCTCGTCATCGGATGGTTCGCACTCGTTGAGATGGGATACCCCAGCAGGGAGGCCTTCGCGGGAGGTGTGCTGCTCACTGCGACGAGCATCGGGATAACAGTCCGCGTCATGATGGATCTGGGCGTACTGAAGAGTGAAGTCGGTGCCGCTTCGCTGAGCGCGAGCGTTATGGACGACTTTCTCGGCATAGCCCTCGTCATCTTCGCCGTGGGCAGCGGGAGCCTCGTGGAGCTGAGCGCAAAAATAGTCGCGTTCTTTATAATAACTGGCGTCGTGTGGTGGTACCTGGTTGATTACTACATAAGATTCGCCGAGAGGCTCCACGTTGAAAAAGGTATACTCGGGGTTGTCCTAGGGATGATGTTCCTCTTCGCCGCCCTGGCCGAGGGCTGGTTCGCCGCGGCCATAGAGGGCGCGTTCATGATGGGTCTTGTCCTCTCCAGGGTTCCTGAAGGAAAGCGTCTCATGGACGACGTTCGTGCCATCGGCTACGGCCTGCTCATACCTTTCTTCTTCGTCCACACGGGTGCAATGCTCAATTTGACTGTCTTCGAGAACGCCAAGGCCCTTGTGCTTGCGGCGGTGCTCACAGCGGTTGCCGTCTTCGGAAAGGTCTTTGGAAGAGGGGTCGGGGCATGGCTGACCGCATGGGGTCGCGGCAGGGACTTTCTCTTTACCAGGGAGAACTTCTGGATGTCGCTCCAGATGGGCATTGGCTCGGTTCCAAGGACTGAAGTGGCCCTCGTTGACCTAATGGTCGCCATACACGGAGGGGCCATAAGCCAGAAACACGCACCGGAGTTCATAGCGGCCACGTTGATATTCATAACGGTCTCGGTTTTGATAACGCCGCCGCTCCTTAAGTGGGCATTCAGAAGGGAGATAGAGGTGGCCACCACGACAAAGGCCGCCCGGAAGGTGGAGAGGATACAGACAACGAAGAGAAAGATAAAGGAGCTAAAGAGCCAGGTGTGA
- a CDS encoding metallophosphoesterase, which translates to MPLKLPVFRKKVLELLSSTGEKKVMHLSDTPESAYRFIKALIEKTRPDYIIHTGDLADNVKLERRPELRPLYKGSLRKLAGVLRGSDARLYIVPGNEDDPELVREFFGDTVFEPGTIVEIEGVRFALGHTWKDVIGKDADFKLYGHNFKLIENGLNGVLGVNFVLLPSRRTYRVKYPGGTDLDRGYKMWRGL; encoded by the coding sequence ATGCCCCTAAAACTTCCCGTATTCCGTAAGAAAGTCCTTGAGCTGCTGTCCTCGACCGGGGAGAAGAAGGTAATGCACCTAAGCGACACCCCTGAGAGTGCCTACCGCTTTATAAAAGCCCTTATCGAGAAGACCCGGCCTGACTACATCATTCACACCGGCGACTTGGCCGACAACGTAAAGCTGGAGCGCAGGCCGGAACTCAGGCCCCTATACAAGGGGTCGCTCAGAAAGCTTGCGGGGGTACTCAGGGGCTCTGACGCGAGACTGTATATTGTCCCAGGTAACGAGGACGATCCAGAACTCGTCAGGGAGTTCTTCGGTGATACCGTCTTCGAGCCCGGTACGATCGTCGAGATTGAAGGTGTCAGGTTCGCCCTTGGCCACACTTGGAAGGACGTGATAGGTAAGGACGCCGATTTCAAGCTCTACGGCCACAACTTCAAGCTGATCGAAAATGGGCTGAACGGAGTTCTGGGCGTTAACTTCGTCCTCCTACCCAGCAGAAGAACTTATCGTGTCAAATATCCTGGCGGGACAGATCTTGACAGGGGCTACAAGATGTGGAGGGGTCTGTAG
- a CDS encoding RsmB/NOP family class I SAM-dependent RNA methyltransferase, whose translation MLEKLFSLGYSKTFAERYYQLWGERALAIVEAMEKPLPRCFRVNTLRIEVPKLTKLLNKKGFQFKRVPWAREGFCLTREPFSITSTPEYLSGLLYIQEASSMYPPVALEPKPGEVVADMAAAPGGKTSYMAQLMENEGIIYAFDVGEERLKETRLNLSRLGVTNTVLVHKSSLYIDELGVEFDRILLDAPCTGSGTIHKNPERKANRTMDDVKFCQGLQMKLLEKGLSVLRKGGILVYSTCSLEPEENEFVIQWVLDNFNVELLPLRYGEPALTKPFGIELNEEIKKARRFYPDRHRTSGFFVAKIRKM comes from the coding sequence ATGCTGGAAAAGCTCTTCAGCCTCGGCTACTCCAAGACCTTCGCGGAGCGGTACTACCAGCTCTGGGGAGAGAGGGCGTTAGCAATAGTCGAGGCTATGGAAAAGCCCCTCCCGAGGTGCTTCCGCGTAAACACGCTCAGGATAGAGGTTCCAAAGCTCACGAAGCTTCTCAACAAGAAGGGCTTCCAGTTCAAGCGCGTCCCCTGGGCGAGGGAGGGGTTCTGCCTTACGCGGGAGCCCTTCTCGATAACCTCAACGCCGGAATACCTCTCGGGACTGCTCTACATACAGGAAGCGAGCTCGATGTATCCGCCAGTTGCACTCGAGCCGAAGCCGGGAGAAGTTGTCGCCGACATGGCTGCTGCCCCCGGCGGGAAGACCTCATACATGGCCCAGCTCATGGAGAACGAGGGGATAATTTATGCTTTCGATGTCGGCGAGGAGCGCTTGAAGGAAACGAGGCTGAACCTCTCAAGGCTGGGAGTTACGAACACCGTCCTCGTCCACAAATCGTCGCTCTACATAGACGAGCTCGGCGTTGAGTTCGACAGAATCCTTCTCGATGCCCCCTGCACTGGTTCGGGGACGATACACAAGAACCCCGAGAGGAAGGCCAACCGTACAATGGATGATGTCAAGTTCTGCCAGGGTCTGCAGATGAAGCTGCTTGAGAAGGGCCTGAGCGTGCTCAGGAAGGGTGGAATCCTCGTTTACTCAACCTGCTCCCTCGAGCCGGAGGAGAACGAGTTTGTAATCCAGTGGGTTCTTGACAACTTCAATGTCGAGCTTCTGCCTTTGAGATACGGCGAGCCGGCTTTAACCAAGCCCTTCGGAATAGAGCTGAACGAAGAGATAAAAAAGGCGAGGCGCTTTTATCCCGACAGACACAGGACGAGCGGCTTTTTTGTGGCCAAAATAAGGAAGATGTAG
- a CDS encoding translation initiation factor IF-5A: MGDKTKVQVSKLKPGRYILIDGEPCRIGNITVSSPGKHGSAKARIEAVGIFDGKVRSIVKPTSAEVDVPIIDKRTAQIIAMTPDTVQIMDMETYELYDVPIEGGVADEIKDQLKEGINVEYWETLGRIKIMKLKGE, from the coding sequence ATGGGAGACAAGACCAAGGTTCAGGTTAGCAAGCTCAAGCCGGGAAGGTACATCCTCATCGACGGTGAACCCTGCAGGATCGGCAACATAACCGTTTCCTCACCTGGAAAGCACGGCTCCGCCAAGGCCAGGATTGAGGCCGTTGGAATCTTCGACGGCAAGGTCAGGAGCATCGTCAAGCCCACCAGCGCCGAGGTTGACGTTCCGATCATTGACAAGAGAACCGCCCAGATCATCGCCATGACTCCGGACACCGTCCAGATTATGGACATGGAGACCTACGAGCTCTACGATGTTCCGATCGAGGGCGGCGTCGCCGACGAGATCAAGGATCAGCTCAAGGAAGGAATAAACGTCGAGTACTGGGAGACCCTCGGCAGGATCAAGATAATGAAGCTCAAGGGCGAGTGA
- a CDS encoding HPP family protein produces MEVEAALESFHSLRLADIMPRFENMPVVTADSDLMSVLKILRTRHHVWVVESREEPRLLGLIRYFDVIDVLLPPEAHRFKLGMTGKTMKSILGGATRAADIAEKHVLTIEEDATVLDALMKMRKYRIQVLAVVSEGKLVGEVSLRILIDELLRLLRVGGAQWKQ; encoded by the coding sequence ATGGAAGTCGAGGCGGCCCTCGAGAGCTTTCACTCCCTCAGGCTGGCTGACATCATGCCAAGGTTTGAGAACATGCCTGTGGTCACTGCGGACTCTGACCTGATGAGTGTCCTCAAGATACTCCGTACGAGACATCACGTTTGGGTCGTTGAGAGCAGGGAAGAGCCGAGGTTGCTGGGTCTGATAAGGTATTTTGACGTCATAGATGTGCTGCTTCCGCCAGAGGCCCACCGCTTCAAGCTCGGAATGACCGGCAAGACCATGAAGTCCATCCTGGGGGGCGCCACGAGGGCTGCGGACATAGCAGAAAAGCACGTGCTGACGATAGAGGAGGACGCTACAGTCCTCGACGCGCTCATGAAGATGCGCAAGTACCGGATTCAGGTTCTTGCGGTCGTCAGTGAGGGGAAGCTGGTGGGGGAAGTGAGCCTGCGCATACTGATAGACGAACTCCTCAGGCTCCTCAGGGTGGGTGGTGCCCAATGGAAACAGTGA